A genome region from Tolypothrix sp. PCC 7712 includes the following:
- the argS gene encoding arginine--tRNA ligase has protein sequence MNATQEKLKQQFAQALVAAFGAEYAGVDPILVTASNPKFGDYQANVALSLSKRLGKQPRQIATAIADNLDVSEICEAPEIAGPGFINLKLKTSYLEAQINAIHADSRLGVPTAKTPQREIVDFSSPNIAKEMHVGHLRSTIIGDSIARILEFQGHDVLRLNHVGDWGTQFGMLITYLREVYPEALTTANALDIGDLVSFYRKAKQRFDADETFQETARQEVVRLQAGAEDTIHAWKLLCEQSRQEFQVIYDLLDVQVTERGESFYNPLLPGIVEDLEKSGLLVENQGAKCVFLEGFTNREGEPLPLIVQKSDGGYNYATTDLAALRYRIQKDEAKRIIYITDAGQSNHFAQFFQVARKAGWIPDDVELIHVPFGLVLGKDGKKYKTRSGDTERLRDLLDEAVSRARADLEVRLKEEGREETEEFINKVAEVVGISAVKYADLSQNRTSNYIFSYDKMLDLKGNTAPYMLYAYARIQGISRKGDINFEELGENVKVLLQHETELALAKYLLQLDEVINTVEQDLMPNRLCEYLYELSKKFNQFYDKDHGVPILIAEEPLRTSRLVLCDLTARTLKLGLSLLGIEVLERM, from the coding sequence ATGAACGCTACACAAGAAAAACTCAAACAACAATTTGCACAGGCCTTGGTGGCTGCGTTTGGCGCTGAGTATGCTGGCGTAGATCCGATTTTGGTGACTGCTAGCAATCCTAAGTTTGGTGATTATCAGGCGAATGTGGCTTTATCCCTGAGTAAAAGGCTAGGAAAACAACCCAGACAAATTGCAACTGCGATCGCAGATAATTTAGATGTGTCAGAAATCTGCGAAGCACCAGAAATTGCTGGCCCGGGATTTATCAATCTCAAGCTGAAAACGTCATACCTGGAAGCACAAATCAACGCTATTCACGCTGATTCGCGATTAGGTGTACCCACCGCCAAAACACCACAGCGCGAAATTGTCGATTTTTCCAGCCCCAATATTGCTAAGGAAATGCACGTTGGGCATTTGCGCTCAACTATTATTGGTGATAGTATTGCCCGGATTTTGGAATTTCAGGGACATGATGTTTTGCGGTTAAACCATGTGGGTGATTGGGGTACTCAATTTGGGATGTTAATCACCTACCTGCGGGAAGTTTACCCAGAAGCCTTGACTACTGCTAATGCTTTAGATATCGGCGATTTAGTCAGTTTTTACCGCAAAGCCAAGCAACGCTTTGATGCAGATGAAACATTCCAAGAGACAGCGAGACAGGAAGTTGTCAGATTACAAGCAGGTGCGGAAGATACAATCCATGCTTGGAAATTGCTGTGCGAACAATCAAGACAGGAATTTCAGGTAATTTATGATTTGCTAGATGTTCAGGTAACAGAACGGGGCGAGTCTTTCTACAACCCCTTACTACCAGGAATTGTGGAAGATTTAGAAAAATCTGGATTACTGGTAGAAAACCAAGGGGCGAAGTGTGTATTCTTGGAAGGGTTTACTAACAGAGAAGGTGAACCTTTGCCTTTGATTGTGCAAAAATCTGATGGTGGTTATAACTATGCAACAACAGATTTAGCCGCCCTGCGCTACCGAATTCAAAAAGATGAAGCGAAGCGCATAATTTATATAACAGATGCTGGACAATCAAATCACTTTGCCCAATTCTTTCAAGTAGCACGCAAAGCCGGATGGATTCCCGATGATGTGGAATTGATTCATGTACCTTTTGGTTTGGTGCTTGGGAAAGATGGTAAGAAGTACAAAACTCGTTCAGGAGATACAGAACGGTTACGGGATTTGTTAGATGAAGCAGTTTCTCGTGCGCGTGCAGATTTAGAAGTGAGATTAAAAGAAGAAGGGCGCGAAGAAACTGAAGAATTCATTAATAAAGTTGCTGAGGTAGTTGGTATTAGTGCAGTTAAATATGCTGACTTAAGCCAAAACCGCACCAGTAACTATATTTTCAGCTATGATAAAATGCTGGATCTTAAAGGCAATACAGCACCTTATATGCTATATGCTTATGCACGGATTCAGGGAATTAGTCGCAAGGGTGATATTAACTTTGAGGAGTTAGGTGAAAATGTCAAAGTTCTGTTGCAACATGAAACAGAATTAGCACTGGCAAAATATTTACTGCAACTCGATGAAGTTATTAATACTGTAGAGCAAGACTTAATGCCCAATCGGTTATGTGAGTATTTGTACGAACTGAGTAAGAAGTTTAATCAGTTTTATGACAAAGATCACGGTGTTCCGATACTAATTGCGGAGGAACCTTTGCGGACATCTCGTTTAGTTCTGTGTGATTTAACGGCTAGAACCCTCAAGTTAGGTTTATCACTGTTAGGAATTGAGGTGTTAGAAAGAATGTAG